Proteins encoded together in one Chitinophaga sp. LS1 window:
- a CDS encoding RagB/SusD family nutrient uptake outer membrane protein, translating into MKRYYIIIAVLLLGATACTKNFEDYNTDNTGVSTGQLKPDFNDVGIYLLQAERSIINFSGGGDPNSYQVQQNLNADMFSGYFMSPNPFNGGLNNTNYFMMTGWNGEAFKVGYLNIMSPISKLRTNRIDTAYPAVWAVAQIIRVAGMSRVTDIYGPIPYSQAGSSKTDLPYDSQEDIYKRFFLELDTATANLQSYINNADSLPFTFANFDLVYSGNFTKWLQFANSLRLRLAMHIVKADVTTAQAQAEKALNPSNGGVITANSGNMNVQLGGSFTNPLVYIDRNWGDTRIGADIACYLNGYNDPRISKYLGMSTDSKITSQYIGIRLGAVTSSNTKDDYLGYSALGSSFSLATPVQIMTAAEVYFLRAEAALRGWANAGGSAQELYNEGITTSMNQWSATIGSYLSDATSTPAAYVDPKNSANDKEAQSTITIQWDDAASTDVKMERIITQKWIAMFPEGQEAWTEHRRTGYPKLFPVAHNQSSGVVSDAEGVRRLPYPQQEYNTNATELNKGISLLGGADNAATHMWWDKN; encoded by the coding sequence ATGAAACGCTACTATATAATTATTGCAGTACTACTCCTGGGTGCTACTGCATGTACGAAGAACTTTGAGGATTATAATACGGATAATACAGGTGTTTCCACTGGTCAGCTGAAACCTGACTTTAATGATGTGGGTATTTACCTGTTGCAGGCAGAGCGTTCCATCATCAACTTTTCCGGTGGTGGCGACCCTAACTCCTACCAGGTGCAGCAGAACCTGAATGCGGATATGTTTTCAGGTTACTTTATGTCTCCCAACCCATTCAATGGTGGTCTGAATAATACCAACTACTTTATGATGACAGGATGGAATGGTGAGGCATTTAAAGTAGGTTATCTGAACATCATGTCTCCTATCTCCAAACTACGTACTAACCGTATCGATACTGCATATCCTGCAGTATGGGCGGTAGCACAGATTATACGGGTAGCAGGTATGAGCCGTGTGACTGACATCTATGGTCCTATTCCATACAGCCAGGCGGGAAGTTCAAAGACGGATCTGCCTTATGACAGCCAGGAAGATATTTACAAACGTTTTTTCCTGGAGCTGGATACTGCTACTGCCAACCTGCAGAGCTATATCAACAATGCTGATTCACTGCCTTTCACCTTTGCGAACTTCGACCTGGTGTATAGCGGTAACTTCACGAAGTGGTTACAGTTTGCCAACTCTCTTCGTCTGCGCTTAGCGATGCACATTGTGAAAGCGGATGTAACTACTGCACAGGCGCAGGCAGAGAAAGCACTGAATCCTTCCAATGGTGGTGTGATCACTGCTAACAGTGGTAACATGAATGTACAATTGGGTGGCAGCTTTACGAACCCGCTGGTGTATATCGACAGGAACTGGGGCGATACCCGTATAGGTGCTGATATTGCCTGTTATCTGAATGGGTACAATGACCCAAGGATCAGCAAGTACCTGGGTATGTCTACAGATTCCAAAATTACTTCACAATATATTGGTATCCGTTTGGGTGCGGTGACCAGTTCTAATACCAAAGATGATTATCTCGGGTATTCTGCACTGGGTTCTTCATTTTCACTGGCTACACCTGTGCAGATTATGACGGCTGCGGAAGTATACTTTCTGAGAGCAGAAGCTGCGTTACGTGGTTGGGCGAATGCAGGTGGGAGTGCACAGGAGCTGTACAATGAAGGTATTACTACTTCTATGAACCAGTGGAGTGCAACGATTGGTAGTTATCTGAGTGATGCTACAAGTACGCCTGCGGCTTATGTAGATCCGAAGAATAGTGCTAATGATAAGGAGGCACAGTCTACTATTACTATTCAGTGGGATGATGCTGCAAGTACGGATGTGAAAATGGAAAGGATTATTACACAGAAATGGATTGCGATGTTCCCTGAGGGTCAGGAAGCGTGGACAGAGCATAGGAGAACAGGGTATCCTAAATTGTTCCCTGTGGCGCATAACCAGAGTTCAGGTGTGGTGAGTGATGCGGAAGGTGTGAGAAGGTTGCCTTATCCACAGCAGGAGTATAATACGAATGCGACGGAGTTGAATAAGGGGATTTCATTGTTAGGTGGGGCTGATAATGCGGCTACGCATATGTGGTGGGATAAGAATTAA
- a CDS encoding glycoside hydrolase family 30 protein has translation MKRAILAGLLLATYAGYAKGPQPGDTLSRKTVTVYTTAASTQLRMSATDKLSFTSAKQPFETDACIFVDPAKTFQTMTGIGGALTDASAQVFAKLPKDKQAELLKAYFDPVNGIGYTLARTNIHSCDFSSDSYTYIEEGDSTLKTFNVKHDMTYRVPFIKAAIAAAGGKLTLFASPWSPPAFMKDNGSMLHGGKLLPRYYQAWANYYVKFIKAYESLGIPVWGLSVQNEPMAKQIWESCNFTAEEERDFIRYYLGPTLQRAGMSTKKLIAWDHNRDLIYHRASTILEDPAAAKFVWGIGYHWYETWTGSTMEFDNVRKVKEAFPDKNLIFTEGCVEAFKLDKVNDWALGERYGTSLLNDFNSGTVAWTDWNILLDEKGGPNHVGNFCFAPVHADTKTGDLIYTNAYYYMGHFSKFIRPGAKRIVASSNRSDLQTTAFVNKDGKTVVVVLNTSDKEFAYKLWIKGNSTDVKSLPHSIETLVIN, from the coding sequence ATGAAGAGAGCAATTTTGGCTGGGCTGTTGCTGGCGACTTACGCCGGTTACGCAAAAGGTCCTCAACCGGGAGATACCCTTTCCCGCAAAACAGTGACCGTTTACACTACAGCCGCGAGTACACAGTTAAGAATGTCAGCAACGGATAAGTTATCATTTACCTCGGCAAAGCAACCGTTTGAAACGGATGCCTGTATTTTCGTAGATCCTGCAAAGACCTTTCAGACCATGACCGGTATTGGTGGTGCACTGACAGATGCTTCTGCACAAGTGTTTGCAAAACTCCCGAAGGACAAGCAGGCAGAACTCCTGAAAGCTTATTTTGATCCCGTAAATGGCATTGGCTATACATTGGCCCGTACCAATATTCATAGCTGCGATTTTTCCAGCGATAGCTATACATATATTGAGGAAGGGGATAGTACGTTGAAGACATTCAATGTAAAGCATGATATGACTTACCGCGTTCCGTTTATCAAAGCTGCCATTGCAGCTGCAGGCGGTAAGCTCACTCTCTTTGCAAGTCCATGGAGCCCTCCGGCATTCATGAAAGATAATGGTAGTATGCTGCATGGTGGTAAACTCCTGCCTCGTTACTATCAGGCATGGGCAAATTACTATGTGAAGTTCATTAAGGCATACGAATCTCTCGGTATTCCGGTATGGGGTTTAAGTGTGCAGAATGAGCCGATGGCAAAACAGATATGGGAATCCTGCAACTTTACTGCTGAAGAAGAAAGAGATTTCATCAGGTATTATTTAGGTCCCACCTTACAACGTGCCGGTATGAGCACGAAGAAACTCATCGCATGGGATCATAACCGTGACCTGATCTATCACCGTGCCAGCACAATTCTCGAAGACCCTGCAGCTGCAAAGTTTGTTTGGGGTATTGGTTACCACTGGTATGAAACATGGACTGGTAGCACCATGGAATTCGATAATGTACGCAAAGTAAAAGAAGCATTTCCTGATAAGAACCTCATCTTCACAGAAGGTTGTGTAGAAGCGTTCAAACTGGATAAAGTCAATGATTGGGCACTGGGTGAGCGTTATGGCACCTCTTTATTGAATGATTTCAATAGTGGTACAGTCGCCTGGACTGACTGGAATATCCTACTGGATGAGAAAGGTGGTCCTAATCACGTAGGTAATTTCTGTTTTGCACCTGTGCATGCAGATACAAAGACGGGTGATCTGATTTATACGAATGCTTATTACTACATGGGGCATTTTTCTAAATTCATTCGTCCTGGTGCAAAGCGTATCGTCGCATCTTCAAACAGAAGTGATCTCCAAACGACTGCTTTTGTAAATAAAGATGGTAAGACGGTAGTAGTGGTGCTGAATACAAGTGATAAAGAATTCGCTTATAAGCTGTGGATAAAAGGGAATAGTACAGATGTAAAGAGTTTACCACACTCAATTGAAACCTTAGTGATCAACTAG
- a CDS encoding glycoside hydrolase family 30 protein — MRLNHIFCSLLFCFASCKGGSNDTTTIIVPPPVGELTTDVTFWLTKADKSVLLSKQNVSLLFKDTVNVYPTIKVEDGTTYQSIDGFGYCLTGGSATLINKLPSTTQDALLKELFATDSGCIGVSYLRISIGASDLSAAPFTYDDMPTGQTDVNLAQFSISKEQTDLIPVLKKIIAIAPNIKILGSPWSAPVWMKDNGGFVGGSLKPEYYDTYAQYFVKYIQAMKAEGITIDAITPQNEPLHGGNNPSMVMQATEQATFIKSALGPAFKSAGITTKIIAYDHNADRPDYPATVLQDADAKQYVDGSAFHLYGGDISALTQVHNAFPDKNVYFTEQWVGAPGDFASNLQWHITNLIVGATRNWSRNVLEWNLASDPNYNPHTDGGCSTCMGALTISADVTRNVSYYIIAHASKFVRPGSTRIATNVTSQLDNVAFKTPDGKRVLIVINNASAPQSFNIQFNGKVVTSTLTNGAVGTYIW, encoded by the coding sequence ATGAGACTAAACCATATATTTTGCTCCCTGCTCTTCTGCTTTGCCAGTTGTAAGGGAGGTAGCAATGATACGACTACCATCATAGTTCCACCTCCCGTAGGTGAATTAACTACTGACGTCACTTTCTGGCTCACCAAAGCAGATAAAAGTGTACTGCTGTCAAAGCAAAACGTCAGTCTGCTATTTAAAGATACCGTCAATGTGTATCCTACTATTAAGGTAGAAGACGGCACCACTTATCAATCTATCGATGGTTTCGGTTATTGCCTCACCGGTGGTAGCGCTACACTCATTAATAAGTTGCCATCTACCACCCAGGATGCCCTGCTCAAAGAATTATTCGCTACCGATAGTGGATGCATCGGCGTTAGTTATCTCCGCATCAGCATCGGTGCCTCTGACCTGAGTGCAGCACCTTTTACATACGATGACATGCCTACCGGTCAGACGGATGTAAACCTTGCCCAGTTCAGCATCAGCAAAGAACAAACCGACCTGATACCAGTACTGAAAAAGATCATCGCCATCGCACCGAATATCAAAATACTCGGCTCTCCATGGTCTGCACCAGTATGGATGAAAGATAACGGTGGCTTTGTAGGTGGTAGTCTCAAACCTGAATACTACGACACCTATGCGCAATACTTTGTAAAATACATCCAGGCTATGAAAGCGGAAGGCATCACTATCGACGCGATCACTCCGCAAAATGAACCTTTGCATGGGGGCAACAACCCCAGCATGGTCATGCAGGCTACTGAACAGGCAACATTTATTAAGTCTGCTTTAGGTCCCGCATTTAAATCAGCAGGTATCACGACGAAGATCATCGCCTACGATCACAACGCTGACAGACCTGATTATCCTGCCACAGTACTACAGGATGCAGATGCCAAACAATATGTAGATGGCTCCGCATTTCACTTGTATGGCGGTGATATCAGTGCATTGACACAGGTCCATAATGCATTTCCAGATAAAAATGTCTACTTTACAGAGCAATGGGTAGGTGCCCCTGGTGATTTTGCTTCTAATCTGCAATGGCATATAACAAATCTCATCGTCGGTGCCACCCGCAACTGGAGCCGGAATGTGCTGGAATGGAATCTGGCTTCCGACCCTAACTATAATCCACATACTGATGGAGGTTGCAGTACCTGTATGGGTGCACTCACTATCAGTGCCGACGTTACGAGGAATGTATCTTATTATATTATAGCACATGCATCAAAGTTCGTAAGGCCCGGTTCCACGAGGATTGCTACCAATGTCACCAGCCAGCTGGACAATGTGGCGTTCAAAACGCCTGATGGGAAAAGAGTATTAATTGTGATCAATAATGCCAGCGCTCCCCAATCATTCAACATCCAGTTCAATGGCAAAGTCGTTACGTCCACGTTGACAAATGGTGCCGTAGGTACTTATATCTGGTAA
- a CDS encoding glycoside hydrolase family 16 protein: protein MLARYLPLLLLFFTSCSGKGSTDTTSTGPVTPTSPVDSGWTFESTPSWADEFDYSGAPDPNKWGYDLGGSGWGNNELEYYTNSTDNASVANGVLSITARKETKENRNYTSSRMVTTNKGDWLYGRFEIKAKLPAGKGTWPAIWMLPTDWAYGDWPKSGEIDIMEHVGYDPGNVHISAHTEAYYFKLNTQKTSTKKVDNVTSAFHLYRLDWTPYALRGYIDDMLVFQFVNEGKGYTVWPFDKRFHILLNLAVGGDWGGIQGVDDSIFPVAMEVDYVRVYKMKSK, encoded by the coding sequence ATGCTCGCAAGATATCTCCCTCTTCTCCTTCTCTTCTTCACCTCCTGCTCCGGCAAAGGAAGTACCGATACTACCTCCACCGGGCCTGTCACCCCCACATCCCCCGTCGATAGTGGCTGGACCTTCGAATCCACTCCCTCCTGGGCAGATGAATTCGACTACTCCGGCGCTCCCGACCCCAACAAATGGGGCTACGACCTGGGTGGCAGTGGCTGGGGTAACAACGAGCTGGAATATTACACCAACTCCACCGACAATGCCAGCGTGGCAAACGGTGTACTGAGCATCACTGCCAGAAAAGAAACAAAAGAAAACAGAAATTACACATCTTCCAGGATGGTCACCACCAACAAAGGTGACTGGCTCTACGGCCGTTTTGAAATCAAAGCAAAACTCCCCGCCGGCAAAGGCACCTGGCCTGCCATCTGGATGCTACCTACGGACTGGGCATATGGCGACTGGCCTAAATCAGGCGAAATCGACATCATGGAACATGTAGGTTACGACCCCGGAAATGTCCATATCAGTGCCCACACAGAAGCTTATTATTTCAAACTAAACACCCAGAAAACAAGTACGAAAAAGGTAGACAACGTCACCTCCGCCTTCCACCTCTACCGATTAGACTGGACACCATATGCCCTTAGGGGGTATATCGATGACATGCTGGTATTCCAGTTTGTAAATGAAGGGAAAGGGTACACTGTATGGCCATTCGACAAACGCTTCCACATCCTCCTGAACCTCGCTGTAGGCGGTGACTGGGGTGGGATTCAGGGCGTAGATGACAGCATCTTTCCCGTAGCGATGGAAGTCGATTATGTAAGGGTATATAAAATGAAAAGTAAATGA
- a CDS encoding PKD domain-containing protein produces the protein MKRYIGTLAVAAMLSCAMPACTPESSTKELGALPTASFTATPISSNPNRVVVTSTTKGGFIWNWTISDGTTATGEFDTLHFSKAGEYTVQLTVFTNGGYATTAQKLTIANDAPTKDLLNATDWTILNTGGTQTTITNTNGTLNFSNTGNTNGAIYQMVMVKAHTPYTVAANIKGAGATNSWLEVYCDTIAPVQGKDYGGTKYIAMNTWSGCGSIPFDGNIAEIGCDGGGKGKNGYMEFSKADTAWVVIKGGSSGGTLGTGGMTLSNIQFLEEQ, from the coding sequence ATGAAACGCTATATAGGTACTTTGGCAGTGGCAGCGATGTTGTCCTGCGCTATGCCGGCTTGTACGCCGGAATCATCCACAAAGGAGCTGGGCGCTTTGCCTACTGCCTCTTTCACCGCTACACCCATATCGTCCAATCCGAATAGGGTAGTGGTCACTTCTACTACCAAAGGAGGCTTTATCTGGAACTGGACGATTAGCGATGGTACGACTGCCACAGGGGAATTTGACACACTGCATTTCTCTAAAGCAGGAGAGTATACGGTTCAACTCACCGTATTCACAAATGGTGGTTATGCCACTACTGCACAGAAACTCACGATTGCCAATGATGCACCCACAAAAGATTTGCTGAATGCAACAGACTGGACGATCCTGAATACTGGGGGTACACAAACTACTATCACCAATACAAATGGTACATTGAATTTCTCTAACACCGGCAATACCAATGGTGCAATCTACCAGATGGTAATGGTAAAAGCACACACTCCTTATACCGTTGCTGCTAATATCAAAGGTGCCGGTGCTACCAACAGCTGGTTGGAAGTATATTGTGACACCATCGCGCCAGTTCAGGGCAAAGATTATGGTGGAACAAAATACATAGCCATGAATACATGGTCCGGTTGCGGCTCCATTCCATTCGATGGTAACATCGCTGAAATAGGCTGTGATGGCGGTGGAAAAGGAAAGAATGGCTATATGGAATTTTCCAAAGCTGATACAGCCTGGGTAGTGATAAAAGGCGGTAGCTCCGGTGGTACATTGGGTACTGGCGGGATGACGCTTTCTAATATTCAATTCCTCGAAGAACAATAA
- a CDS encoding RagB/SusD family nutrient uptake outer membrane protein has protein sequence MKKKYIPHILTFAIGLQIMSGCSNSFLEVKPKGTDLEANYYKDQTEAFNGLVACYDVVGWQGGNYVTKVGAMNAGSDDHYAGGGGANDVTAFQVFANYTLTPDQGPQDELWKKGFSGIFRANTLLEKLPGVPMDEATKARYTAEAKYLRAFFYFDLVRLFKNIPLFTKPVSTSDMYNVLQATPEDVYKQIETDLQDAIAETNLPDQVPIATEGGRATKGAAHALLGKVYLYEQKYSAAATELAEVNGTVPGSTNSKYGYNLLANFADLWKSDNGSKYNSESIFEVAFTASSAGSWDCVSCTEGNVLNIMVGPRGYKALKAGAPDYVSGWSFLVVTKELFDAIHYDPRYNATVANLDSLQANGIASYEPGYKNTGYFLQKLIGFNYNKTTGGGNIELNFPQDLYEIRLADTYLMEAEALVKAGQGGGAGTRAYQLLNAVRARVGLTAIEATDDNIFNERRLELAGEGHRWFDLVRTGRAPSVLGSRGFIAGKHEILPIPLLELENTKLEQSKEWGGTK, from the coding sequence ATGAAGAAAAAATACATTCCACATATATTGACATTCGCTATTGGCCTGCAAATAATGAGCGGCTGTAGCAATAGTTTCCTTGAAGTAAAACCAAAAGGCACTGACCTCGAAGCGAACTATTACAAAGATCAGACTGAGGCCTTCAACGGGCTGGTAGCTTGTTATGATGTAGTAGGCTGGCAGGGTGGTAACTATGTAACCAAAGTTGGTGCCATGAACGCCGGTTCTGACGACCACTATGCAGGTGGTGGTGGTGCCAATGACGTAACCGCTTTCCAGGTATTCGCCAACTATACTCTCACACCTGATCAGGGACCACAGGATGAACTCTGGAAGAAAGGTTTCTCTGGTATCTTCCGTGCAAACACACTGCTGGAAAAGCTCCCGGGTGTACCCATGGACGAAGCGACCAAAGCCCGTTATACTGCGGAAGCAAAATACCTCCGTGCATTTTTCTACTTCGACCTGGTACGTTTATTCAAAAATATACCACTCTTCACCAAACCTGTTTCTACCAGCGACATGTACAACGTGTTGCAGGCGACTCCTGAAGATGTGTACAAACAAATTGAAACAGACCTGCAGGATGCCATTGCAGAAACCAATCTGCCTGATCAGGTACCTATTGCTACCGAAGGTGGTCGTGCTACCAAAGGTGCTGCACACGCGCTGTTAGGTAAAGTATATCTCTATGAACAAAAATATAGCGCTGCTGCAACAGAACTGGCCGAAGTAAATGGTACAGTGCCAGGTAGCACCAATTCAAAATATGGTTATAACCTGCTGGCTAACTTTGCCGATCTCTGGAAGTCAGACAATGGTTCCAAGTATAACAGCGAGTCTATTTTCGAAGTAGCATTTACAGCTAGTTCCGCAGGCTCATGGGATTGCGTGTCTTGTACAGAAGGTAATGTGCTGAACATTATGGTGGGCCCAAGAGGTTACAAAGCATTGAAAGCAGGTGCCCCTGATTACGTATCCGGATGGAGTTTCCTCGTAGTGACCAAAGAACTGTTTGATGCCATTCACTACGATCCCCGTTATAATGCAACCGTTGCCAACCTGGATAGCTTACAGGCCAATGGCATTGCCAGCTATGAACCTGGTTATAAAAATACCGGTTACTTCCTGCAAAAGCTCATTGGTTTTAACTACAATAAAACTACCGGTGGTGGTAATATTGAGTTGAACTTTCCACAGGATCTGTACGAAATCCGCTTAGCTGATACGTACCTCATGGAAGCAGAAGCACTCGTGAAAGCAGGACAAGGTGGTGGCGCCGGTACCCGTGCTTATCAGTTGCTGAATGCAGTACGCGCCCGCGTAGGTCTTACTGCTATCGAAGCGACAGATGACAACATCTTCAATGAAAGAAGACTGGAACTGGCTGGCGAAGGCCATCGCTGGTTCGACCTGGTACGTACTGGCAGAGCACCTTCCGTACTCGGTAGTCGTGGCTTTATTGCTGGTAAGCATGAGATATTGCCAATTCCACTGTTAGAGTTGGAAAATACAAAGCTGGAACAAAGCAAAGAATGGGGAGGAACTAAATAA